A stretch of DNA from bacterium:
TGAGCACGTCCAGGCTGCTTGCGTTGAACTCGTTGAAGTAGACCGTGTACTGCTCGGCATCGACGCCGGGGTCCTCGACGATGAGGCGGCGCACGCCCTCCACGAAGCGCTCCATCTGGTCGGCGGGCGTGGAGTAGAGCAGGCCCACGGACATGCGCACCCTCCGCCGGGTCATGGCCGACCAGTTCTCGATCTGGCGCTCGGTGAGCATTTTGTTGGGCACGATGATGAGGCTGCGGCTGAAGGTGCGGATGCGCGTGGAGCGGAAGCCGATGGTCTCGACGATGCCCTCCTGGCCGTCCACCATCACCCAGTCGCCCACGCGGAAGGGCTGGTCGCTGAGCACGACCACCGTGCCCAGGATGTTGGCCAGCGTGTCCTGGGCCGCCAGCGCCACGGCCAGGCCGCCTATGCCCAGGCCGGCCACCAGGCTGGTCACCTGGTAGCCCATGTTGTGGGCGATGAAGAGGGCGGCCATGGTCACCACCAGGAAGCGGAGCACGCCCGTGAGGATGGGCGAGAACTGGCGGCGGGCCGTTTCGTCGCGGCTGAAGAGGCCGTCCTCGAGGAAGGCCGAGACGGGGATCACCAGGCGATAGAAGGCCCACACCGCCAGGACGGCCAGCACCACCTGCCAGATCTTCTCCAGGTAGCGGGGCAGGTCCACCGGCACATCCGGCAGGTGCAGGGCACTCAGGGCCAGGTAACAGCCCAGGCTGATGATGAAGGCGCTGAGGGGCGGCCGCAGGGCCTTGATCACCAGGTCGTCGTGGCGCATGCTGGTCAGCGCGCTGATGCGGAGCAGCAGGCGCAGGATGACCTTCTCGAACAGAAGCTTGACGAGGACGGTGGCCGCCAGGATGCCGGCGGCGATGAACAGGCGGATCAACTCGGGGTTCAGGGTGCGCAAGACTGGCTCTCCGTTGTTGGTGCTTGTGTCCGGCCCGTGTGCAGGCCCACGCCCGACAAGGTAGTCAAGCCGCCGGGCTGGGACCGCGCGGCCTGGAGGGCCCTCCAATTTGGCGCCTTGGTTGCAGCTTGCCGGGGACGGCGGTAGATTCCCCATGCAGCGTTCCATCAGGGCGACTGGGCGGCGGCCGGCCAGCGGTGGCTGCCGCCCCTTCAGCGTCACAGGTGAGGTCCACCATGAAGCGAATGTGCAGCCATTTGGCCCGGCACGCCTTGCCGGGCGCCC
This window harbors:
- a CDS encoding mechanosensitive ion channel family protein; this translates as MRTLNPELIRLFIAAGILAATVLVKLLFEKVILRLLLRISALTSMRHDDLVIKALRPPLSAFIISLGCYLALSALHLPDVPVDLPRYLEKIWQVVLAVLAVWAFYRLVIPVSAFLEDGLFSRDETARRQFSPILTGVLRFLVVTMAALFIAHNMGYQVTSLVAGLGIGGLAVALAAQDTLANILGTVVVLSDQPFRVGDWVMVDGQEGIVETIGFRSTRIRTFSRSLIIVPNKMLTERQIENWSAMTRRRVRMSVGLLYSTPADQMERFVEGVRRLIVEDPGVDAEQYTVYFNEFNASSLDVLII